From Vigna unguiculata cultivar IT97K-499-35 chromosome 5, ASM411807v1, whole genome shotgun sequence, the proteins below share one genomic window:
- the LOC114182920 gene encoding adenylate isopentenyltransferase 5, chloroplastic-like, translating into MASFTISPASLVGKKKVLFIMGATGTGKTKLSINLAMQFPSEIINSDKIQVYKGLDIITNKVSESERYGIPHHLLAIIDDPDYDFTVDDFCNHVLLALDTIIQNGHLPIIVGGSNTYLAAMLEDPNIGFRSKYDCCFIWVDVSLPVLFPYLDKRVDEMVDAGVVDEIREAFVAGADCSRGIRRAIGVPELGEFFLVEKEIDDETQKEKMLQHAIMKTKENTRKLAEKQLSKIRKMNHELKMFRFDSTQVFEAVLKGVDYKQLYAELVFIPSIEIVKQFLEETTAVKKTSSQNAEQVPICV; encoded by the coding sequence ATGGCTTCTTTCACTATTTCCCCTGCTTCACTGGTTGGGAAGAAGAAGGTTTTGTTCATAATGGGTGCAACTGGAACAGGTAAGACCAAACTCTCCATCAATTTGGCCATGCAATTTCCCTCTGAAATCATCAACTCTGACAAAATCCAAGTCTACAAGGGTCTCGACATCATCACCAACAAGGTTTCTGAGTCTGAACGTTATGGCATTCCCCATCACCTTCTTGCCATCATCGACGATCCTGATTATGACTTCACCGTTGATGACTTCTGCAACCATGTCCTTCTCGCTCTTGATACCATCATTCAAAATGGACACCTACCCATTATCGTGGGTGGCTCAAACACTTACCTCGCAGCCATGCTCGAGGATCCTAACATTGGTTTTCGTTCTAAATATGATTGTTGTTTCATCTGGGTCGACGTGTCTTTACCAGTGTTGTTTCCGTATCTGGACAAAAGGGTGGACGAAATGGTTGATGCAGGAGTTGTGGATGAGATTCGAGAAGCTTTTGTTGCTGGAGCAGATTGCAGCCGTGGGATTAGAAGAGCCATTGGGGTTCCTGAGCTTGGAGAGTTTTTCCTTGTGGAGAAGGAAATAGACGACGAAACTCAGAAGGAGAAGATGCTGCAACATGCTATtatgaaaaccaaagagaacaCTCGTAAGTTGGCTGAGAAACAACTCTCGAAGATCCGAAAGATGAACCATGAATTGAAAATGTTTAGGTTTGATTCCACACAAGTTTTTGAGGCTGTTCTAAAAGGAGTGGATTATAAGCAATTGTACGCAGAGCTTGTGTTCATACCAAGCATAGAGATAGTTAAACAATTTCTTGAGGAGACAACTGCTGTGAAAAAGACATCATCTCAAAATGCTGAACAAGTCCCGATTTGTGTTTAA
- the LOC114184194 gene encoding uncharacterized protein LOC114184194, which produces MGLLGKSFTSKMKSITTLAVSRIVILKNQHKARASYARSDVAQLLNLGYHDPALLRVDQWIIEQNMLEVFSMIESYCNFLRERAEALETNKECPVDLKETLSSLIFASSRCGDFPELHKIREILTSRFGKEFAEHAVELHKNNRVNSKMIQKLSPKRPTMEIKIKALKQIASEIGVTLRLEQEPVLINKDKLNVERRQDEREIRKNSVDDHHNKVNIQNNPEKTIQHELVSNRNEERKRHTDTAAAAEKALESESFEIEVNKHSNHAIELKASERREIKTLAWEDFQLSLNPRDKMTAISKNAVLISEEHAEEANREDNNDHNSNSDAATENEHFKSNEERVYASSNAIKWNSQRSQSDPTQHPLAARHVMETSNHEHVDWKMMSVRSR; this is translated from the exons ATGGGTCTGCTTGGAAAAAGCTTCACTTCCAAAATGAAAAGCATCACCACACTTGCTGTTTCTAGGATTGTTATCTTGAAGAATCAGCACAAAGCTCGAGCATCTTATGCTCGCTCTGATGTTGCTCAACTCTTAAACCTTGGTTACCATGACCCTGCTCTGCTTCGT GTGGATCAATGGATAATAGAACAAAACATGTTGGAGGTGTTTTCTATGATAGAAAGCTATTGTAATTTCCTGAGAGAAAGAGCTGAAGCTCTTGAAACCAACAA GGAGTGCCCCGTTGATCTCAAGGAAACATTATCTAGCCTTATCTTTGCATCCTCAAGGTGTGGAGATTTTCCAGAGCTGCACAAGATAAGAGAGATTTTAACATCAAGGTTTGGGAAAGAGTTTGCAGAACATGCTGTTGAGTTGCACAAAAATAATAGAGTGAACTCTAAG ATGATACAAAAGCTTTCACCAAAACGCCCCACCAtggaaatcaaaataaaagctCTGAAACAAATTGCTTCAGAAATTGGAGTTACTTTGCGTTTGGAGCAGGAGCCTGTATTGATAAATAAA GACAAATTGAATGTTGAACGAAGACAAGATGAACGTGAGATCAGAAAAAATAGtgttgatgatcatcacaataAAGTTAATATCCAAAATAATCCAGAAAAAACAATTCAGCATGAGCTTGTATCTAATAGGAATGAAGAAAGGAAGAGACACACTGATACAGCTGCTGCAGCTGAAAAAGCCTTAGAATCAGAATCTTTTGAGATTGAAGTTAATAAACACTCAAATCATGCTATTGAACTAAAAGCATCGGAAAGGAGGGAAATTAAAACACTTGCATGGGAAGACTTCCAATTAAGTCTGAATCCAAGAGATAAGATGACAGCAATATCAAAGAATGCAGTGTTAATTTCCGAGGAACATGCGGAGGAAGCAAATAGAGAGGATAACAATGATCACAACAGTAATTCTGATGCAGCCACAGAAAACGAACACTTCAAATCCAACGAAGAAAGAGTTTACGCTTCTTCCAACGCTATAAAATGGAATTCACAGAGGTCTCAATCTGATCCCACTCAACATCCTTTGGCAGCAAGACATGTGATGGAAACTAGCAATCATGAACATGTGGATTGGAAGATGATGTCAGTGAGGAGTAGATGA
- the LOC114184072 gene encoding uncharacterized protein LOC114184072, which produces MAGLLGYRSLPPKAKNFVVAGGLTAFVFGAYFYTMRAVGGTDELQVAIDKFESDKSKKEGEANLPSKV; this is translated from the coding sequence ATGGCTGGACTTTTAGGATATAGGAGCCTTCCACCCAAGGCAAAGAATTTTGTAGTTGCTGGGGGTTTGACAGCTTTTGTCTTTGGTGCCTACTTCTACACCATGAGGGCTGTTGGAGGCACTGATGAACTGCAGGTAGCAATTGATAAGTTTGAATCTGACAAGAGCAAGAAGGAGGGTGAGGCCAACTTGCCATCAAAGGTCTAA
- the LOC114185776 gene encoding uncharacterized protein LOC114185776 has translation MSGVKRALRQFTFGSGKTAGRNSSGRITSFHRGGGAKRLQRTVDLKRNTTSSLGVVERIEYDPNRSSDIALVRWVHGVYHRQRRDAADAAGSSKLLALNPSVTDSNSIRGVFALNSMLPRVGTSTRDVFLSAFSSKAKGRDTKSELESVSSLGLPRIAVAASRAPFFAPRGKGEETLEVRKWRRNSDAWAHRNKRKVAVSWQIIAR, from the coding sequence atgtCTGGTGTGAAGAGAGCACTGAGGCAGTTTACGTTCGGAAGCGGCAAGACCGCCGGCAGAAACTCGTCGGGGCGCATAACGTCGTTTCACAGAGGCGGCGGAGCTAAGCGGCTGCAACGAACCGTCGATCTCAAACGGAACACCACTTCTTCCCTGGGTGTCGTCGAACGGATCGAATACGACCCTAACCGTTCTTCCGACATCGCACTCGTTCGCTGGGTACACGGTGTCTACCACCGCCAACGTCGCGACGCCGCCGACGCTGCCGGCTCGTCCAAGCTCCTAGCCCTCAATCCCTCCGTCACTGACAGTAACAGCATTCGTGGCGTGTTCGCGCTCAATTCGATGTTGCCGCGCGTTGGAACTTCCACTAGAGACGTTTTCCTGTCTGCGTTCTCGTCCAAGGCCAAGGGACGGGATACGAAATCGGAATTGGAATCGGTTTCTTCTCTCGGATTGCCGCGGATCGCGGTTGCGGCCTCGAGAGCTCCATTCTTCGCGCCACGTGGGAAAGGGGAGGAGACGTTGGAGGTTCGGAAGTGGAGAAGGAATAGCGACGCTTGGGCGCATAGGAACAAGCGTAAAGTGGCGGTCTCGTGGCAAATCATCGCGCGTTGA
- the LOC114183731 gene encoding beta-mannosyltransferase 1: MLRSSLRSFSTSARASKQLENHKFLPPNSFLGSWKAPRDPKEAEAKLAMLRRDYAKQMKEVRKEYIREMEVMKIEKERKDEARREALRIANEERKKLKVQAAQLRAQERDIERQQFRQMLLKERAEKLENWRMKVKMHAKKKEDKKELLRRQSSMWIDEDILEKRVLESIGAPQLF, encoded by the exons ATGCTCCGTTCATCGCTCCGGTCGTTCTCGACGTCGGCGAGGGCGTCAAAGCAGCTGGAGAACCACAAGTTCCTCCCTCCGAACTCCTTCCTGGGAAGCTGGAAGGCGCCGCGGGACCCGAAGGAAGCGGAGGCGAAGCTGGCGATGCTGAGAAGGGATTACGCGAAGCAAATGAAGGAGGTTCGAAAAGAGTACATAAGAGAGATGGAGGTGATGAAGATTGAGAAGGAGCGCAAGGACGAGGCTCGCAGGGAAGCCCTCAGAATCGCCAACGAAGAGCGCAAGAAGCTCAAGGTTCAAGCCGCTCAGCTCAGAGCCCAAGAACGCGACATCGAACGACAGCAGTTTCGACAAATGCTG TTAAAAGAAAGAGCTGAGAAACTTGAAAACTGGAGGATGAAAGTCAAAATGCATGcgaagaagaaagaagataagaaagaGTTATTGCGCCGACAAAGTTCAATGTGGATTGATGAAGATATACTTGAGAAAAGAGTTTTGGAATCTATTGGAGCTCCGCAATTGTTTTGA
- the LOC114183898 gene encoding 30S ribosomal protein 3, chloroplastic — MALLHPNLLPTFNSKALTFPSVKFKPSLSFPLSRSHRPPLTTPTRFTLAASAAETVVAQEEAPPTPQPEKLGVVVKAPEKPRLVLKFIWMEKNIGIALDQTIPGHGTIPLSPYYFWPRKDAWEELKELLESKPWISQKQMIILLNQATDIINLWQQSGGNLS; from the exons ATGGCACTTCTTCACCCAAATCTTCTTCCAACCTTCAATTCCAAAGCTTTAACCTTTCCCTCCGTCAAATTCAAACCCTCTCTCTCCTTCCCCCTCTCACGCTCCCACCGGCCTCCTCTAACCACCCCCACGCGCTTCACCCTCGCCGCTTCCGCCGCGGAAACCGTCGTTGCCCAAGAAGAAGCCCCGCCCACTCCCCAACCCGAG AAGCTTGGAGTGGTTGTGAAGGCACCAGAGAAGCCGAGACTTGTGTTGAAGTTCATTTGGATGGAGAAGAACATTGGAATTGCACTTGACCAGACGATACCGGGGCATGGCACCATTCCCCTGAGCCCGTATTACTTTTGGCCCAGAAAAGATGCTTGGGAAGAGCTCAAGGAGTTGCTTGAAAGCAAGCCTTGGATCTCCCAAAAGCAGATGATTATTCTACTCAATCAAGCCACTGATATCATCAATTTGTGGCAGCAGAGTGGTGGCAACTTATCCTGA